GGACGCTATCGCTCTGATTACGAGGGTGGCCTCCTCTCTCCCACGGCCCCGCGGGGCCCCTCGGGAGCCCCAttcccattcccccccccccaccagaccAGCGCCGAGAAGGAGACGCTCCGGAGATCAACATGCAAAACTGCCAATTAGGGAGCGGGGAGCGCGGCCCGTTGTTTTCCAGTAAACACAGCTTATCTGTCGCTCCGCATAAGCAAACACAAATCACGTTCACCACGCTCGCGTGACACTTTCCCAGAAGTCCCCCCTGCTCGGCGCGCGGCGATCGCTGAGCGGCAGAGATAATGTGTGGCTCCCGATGAAAGCGAGCGCTCCCCTGGCGCCCATCCGCCAGGCGCCCTCCCGCCGCTCGGCTCGGCGTCACAACGGACGAGGAGGCCAAACTCGGGGACGGATTCGCAGGGAGACCTGCAGTCTTCCCGGGAAGACGCGCGGCTTTGTCGGGAGAGACAGTAACCGGGACACCCAGAGCCCTGCTGGATGCTAACCCAATTGTGTTTCCCCCTTTGATACGCACACTGGCGATGCCATAatctttcacatacacacacacacgcacacacacagacacacactcacacacagacagacaaacacacacactcacacacagacacagacaaacacacacacacacaggcacgcgcacacacacgcacacacacagacataaacagacactcacacacacacacacaaaagagaaaGGCTTTAAAGAGGAATGGGAGCATGCCAGCTTCTCACCGCTGCAGGAGACGGGCTCCTCCATCTTGTGGAGCTGCGCCTCCTCGGAGAGGAGCTTCCCGTTATGCTGGCAGATGTagcacctgcagggggaggcaGGAGAGATGGGCTGTCAGTgagcacactccacacacagtgTGCGGGTCTTCCACAGGACCACATAGGGCCGAGCGCATCTTTCCTGTGTGAGATGAGCGCAGTGTTTTAACCAGGAACAAAGGCCTGTCTTTTTCCTTCTAGGGGACTCTGATgtaaaggatttttttaaaaactgagctTGTGACCAGAAGAGTACAGGTCCAAATTCCCAGGTCCAAAAATGCCACTGTAACCTTGAGAGAGATACTTACTGTAAACCAAACTGCTTCAGTTCTGGCTGCATTAAGGGATAGCGTTGACAAAGAAAAACGTGACCAAGGCCACTCGTGTTTCTGCTAAGCAACTAAATAACTGAATATAATGTAGCAATATATGTGAATGGTTTTATTGCAGGtacatcttatttatttaaatagattttatggCTTATTTACCCAGCTCTGCACTTGGTCTTGTCCCTCGGATTCCCCAAGATATCTGTAGCTGGTAGAAACGATACGGTCCCTTCATAGTGATGATGCGTCAGAAATGTCTTCACACCTGCAACGTGAAGACGTAATGAAATCCATGCCTTCAGAGACCGCGCCACGGACGGAACCGCGGGGACGTAACGGGCAAAGCGGACCGTGTGGCGTCTCCTTCGCTGACGCGGGTCGCTCACCTGAGAAGTTGTACCTGGCCGGGCCCATCCAGCGCTTCCTCTCGCTGTCGGCCAGCACGTCGCCGTAGAAACCGTACCCGAGCAGGGACACCGAGTACCTGAGGAAGGTGTTGTTGTGGTGGACCGAGCAGACGTCCAGGGGCTGGTAGTCCCCTGCAGAGGGAATCCCCAGAACCCGCACCCCGTGAGTGAGAAGCTGTGAGCagcctccccccctgcccccctgccccccaatcTGAAATGCAGCCATTTCTTTCACTTCACCACAGTTAGCACAAGTAAGTAGGGCAGGGCTTCTCTAAGGGCTCGCGGTGTGGCACTGTGAGTTAATGATCTTGGCTTGCCACCGGGGGGATATAGGCTACAATCCCCAgtggggcagcagcagcagcacctgtgAACCTGACTACTAAATGgatgtgtggcacagtggcTAACAAACTGGGATTGTAACCAGAACTTTGCAAGTTCTATtccccaagggggggggggggaaccaccattgtacccttcagcaGAATAAGCTGACTTGCTCCTGTgaaatatccatctgtataaaaGTGTAAATGAAGCTATGAATCTTGTCCTGGATCAGGGCGTCAGCTAAGATCATATTTATGAGCTAAACTAAATAATGCATGTATGTATCTATGCAAGTATGTATCTAcatctactactactactactactactactactactactactactactactactactactactactactactactactactaattattattgtaaaccatatattttatccatttctgtaaaattaaCACTATGCAACTCATTCTAGATAAGTGTGTCTATTAATCTAATAAATGATAGTAAGCGGAGAAAGACCGGATGGATGGTAGACAGGAAATATCCTTCTTCCTGACCTATTTGTTCATTGACAGCACAGCAGGGAGACCCTGAGCACAGATAACACGCGTATATCTGTCAGCTGCAGACTTTGGTCACGTCTGGAGAAAATCCGCTCACCCACGATGACGTGCAAGGCCGAGGTCGCGGGGTCGTTGGTCCCCACCGTGGCGTAGCAGATGCAGTCGGTTGAgcctggattttaaaaaaagagagagagagagattcagtcACCGGCGTTAGCGTCGTACGCCGAGCCCTAATGCGAAAAAGTGACACAAGGTTCAGGAAGCGGTGGGCTCTCAAGGTTAAAGGAAGCCGTTAATATCCGCGGCCCGCTAGGCCGATAATGGCTCGGATGCGGCGCCCCGAAAGTGCTAcgacaggaaaaaataaaaaataaaaaaataaaacggaaaaaaaatctaaagcaTCGGCGAGCATTACGGAAAGCACTTTATACTTAGAACATGAGTCATCAAAGCCCAATAACGCTGGGCACGAAGCTTACCAATGTATCTACAGTACTCTTCCTAAAAGCCAATGTGCCATTCTGTTCAAaagcagggaggaggggaggaggggggaaaccTCAAAGGAAGAATTTCAAGACGGCCCTCATCGTACAGATCAGCAGGTTTATCGCCGGGGCCCCGATATTCAGCTTGATCAGCACGAGATCAGCATGCGAGGGGAGCGGAGTGTCATAACCGTCGATTAGACtcctgataaaaataaatacataaatatcgCCGAATTACGCCGAGGTCTCCCTGGCGCTGCGTTTGAATAATGAACCGCCGCATaagagcggggcggggggtgagctCAGAGCGGAGTCTGGCTACGGTAAACAATGAGCCGGTTGCACCGCTGCCAGCCAGGAGCTTTACTGAGCTCACACGGGACTTCAGAGAGACGAGAGCTTGGCATCGTTTCCTCTTCTTTACAGCCATCACTCCATGATCACATCGCGGCATGAgtaatatacttttatttcgCCGAGATAGAAAAGCAGCGTTGCATCTGATCCAGGCACGCAAGAGTTCGCACGTTTAATTTCTCAGCATTTTGACtggtagaaataaaataaggttACATTCCccattgaattttttttaatcaatgttgACTACGGGActcttaaaaataaactttactgCTGATTTATTAGTTGGGTTACATtgctattaaataaaaaagcacagaagTTTGCTGTCTGTCACGTGTTTTGGCATCAAGTAGTCATGTGACATTTAATTACAGCAAAAACTGGCAAGAAACTTGGATTAAGGGCCATGACTATGTTTACATGCATGCAATATTCTGAATAATGGTGCTTTATCCTGACAATGGTCAAACTGCAAACAAGCTGTTGAAGTGCATCATTCAAAACTGATGTTGCCATTAAGCCGCATATGCTAATCAGGGTGTTGCATATGAACCCTGTTGGCTATGTGTAAATTATTTGGGATAATGTGTATTATTTGGGAAAGATGCTTGCTTCCGCGCTACCTCGTAAAATAGCATATTGAGAAACGGTCATTCTCATCAATACCCACAACAATTTTCTCAGCAATATTTTCTAAAGACTCTCTCGCATCCAGATACTGAATTGTATTCACGTGTTCGGGGACAGAAATCTGCTTGCAGAAGCTCCGTAATGCGAGCTATTTGGCTGCAAACGCGATGGCAAGCTGGGGAGTGAATTAAGAAAGATTCCTTGGGCAATGTGCAAATGTAAGCTTATTTGCAGGTGGGAGGTATATTCCAAATAGCACGCTTACCCGACTCAATATATTCAGTTTTCACTATTCGTACATATTCAGGATATTTGAATGTGAAGTGTCTACCTGCAAACATAGTCACTGGCATAATCAGTTGCTAAGAATGTAATATTATGGGATGTTGGGGATTCCATAAGTAAAGAATGCATATGGAGATGTAGCTCTGGTATGGACTGATTGATTTCAGAATATTTCTACTGGAGTTAGGAAGATACAGCACTTACAGCATCCATACACCCATTTTCAGCAATGGCATAAAACCTTTAGATGTTCATGGTGCGACATAGCCGAACCAGACAGGTACAGGCTCCAAGGTAATGGGCTGCCTGGTTGTCGCTGTTGTGCAAACTTAACCGAAAGACAAACATTTGTCACTTCCTGAATATTCAATAAGGAAGGAAACACGCTATTCTTCACTCAGGCTTATGCATTTAAGTTAATCATTTTTGACAGCTCAAGGCCCTGTGGAAGCACCTGCTAACAGAAGACATTACGAAACGTTTTACACTTACATTACCCCCAGCACTTAGGCCCCggacgaaggggggggggggggagctgtgcCAGATTGACAAAGGGGTTTGGCGTCTCAAAACTTGTTTGTTGGTCTTTGCAGCATACAAGCTTTTACAGTGTAACGGCCTCTGTGCCATAAATTGGGTTGAGATTTTATGTCTGGGTCACGGGTAAGAGCTGGAAATGAGAGGACCAAAGaacccacacacaggcaaagccatacacacgcacacgcacacagacaagcacacacatacaaacacacacacacacacacacacacaagcaagggAAAAAGATTCCGAGAGCTGTACACTAGCAGCACTCAGAATCTTGGACAAGCGGGCAcaaccactccccccccacctgaaaacaaaaacccagcagagagaaaaaaaaaaaaaaaaacctttcacaaAATCCCTGAGGGTCCTGAGCAGAGGGGTGGCAGTGATGCTGAACAGAAAGCTGCAGGCTTGATTCCCAGGTCTGAATCTCAGGCGGGGAACAGCTATTTACCCACGACCCCTTGCCTGAACAATGTAAATAATCATACGGTAAAACACGACGCTAACTACGATAATAACAATCACAACAAAGATTACAGCGCTTTACAAACATAGCGCATGTAGTGGCTCGCAGGGGAAAGCAttaagagaggaagaaaaaagaaaattaaaataatttccaatGGGGAAAGAATAAAGTAACACTGATGTGCAGGTATTCAAGATCTAGAGAacaatgaaagcaaaataactttggggaaaaaaactaaaaggaaTTAAAAGCAAGACTTTAAAAAGTGGGTTTTCAATTCGAAGCTAAAGCCGATGCCCGAGGGAGCAAAGCTAATTGGTTGAGTCATTTCATTGCGCAATCaaaagctacaaaaaaaaaaaaaaaaaacaaggcaaagaCTGCCCTTGCTTTTCATTCCACTTCTGGGAACATACATAAATGAGTCTTGTGTTGTTATCATTACTGCCAGCGTGGTCTTGAGACGGGAATAAATCACACCTTATCCGGAGAGCGGTGGGCCGAGTTCTGTCATTTATGCTCGCTTTCATCAATTTAAAAGGACGACGTGGACCCCGTAATGGACTTTTGAAGGATGGACCTCCGCCTTTTCCCCAAATGCGTTGTCGCCGCGGCGCCGCGCGGTTGCCACGCGACTCTCCGCTGTCCCTTAGCAACACGACGTTCATTCTGAATTCTGAAGGTGACTCACGCAGCTGTCGTCGCACCGGCCACTTCGCCCGGCCTACAGCGGTGCCTGCCGCGGCCCCGGAACGAGCGATCGCTtcgccgcccccgccgcgctCAGCGACACGCCCGTGCCTGCGCGAACGCGGAGGCGGAATGACACGCGTGCGTGCAGGGCGTGTGCGGCGCTAACTAGGACACCCGAGGGGATGTTTTCGGTAGTAGTCAGGTCGTGCCACGTTGCACTCCGATATAAGAAGCTCTACGAGCTTCAAATACCGGGAAACAAATCTGGTAGCGTAAGGTATGCGCTTCAGCATGTCTGAACATCTATTCGGGAAAAAATATCACAGATCATTAACTGTACATTAACAACCGGCTTCCTGGTCATAACAACCGTACATTCTAGTAAAATGCATTACATGGTCAAACGTATGTGGACACTTGACATCCACTTGacttctcatccaaaattatgggcattaatatggatttgGTCCAACCTTCGCTGCTACAACCTAGactcttctgggaaggatttatactagatgttggagcattgctacagggatttgcttccattcggCCAGGAGGGCATTAGAGAGGTCGGGccctgattgggcgattaggcctggtttctggaacattcctcTGTCTGAGGGACAGACGAAGATTCAATATTCAGTAACTGTAATGCGATTTGTCCTTGGCTTTGAGCCTCACATAGgtcctttttacttttttgtctcCGCAATTCACTGGCATTCGTGAAAACCGATTTGGGAAATTTTTtataaagtaaagaaaaaaaggtctgCTGAAATTTTTCACTTAAAAGTTTGAAACAAAGCATGTTGTGGTCGGGCAGAATCGGGTGTTGAGGTCAGTGAAGCAGGAAGCGTAGCAGGACCCAGCTCCGAGAGTAATAGCCGAGCTCCCAATGGATCCTGATATCTGTTGCTGCAGCCAGGAAACCAACACTATAACACATGCTCAGATGGTTGCCAGGTAACCCTCTCTAAATGCCAAATGGATTGGCTTCAGCTGCTTTATACATGAACGCTCCCAACAACTTAAATGTGTTGTTAATTCAGTGTGGCAGGGATCTCGCTCCAAATTAATCCAAACCAGGGAACGGGGGAAAGTTTTTTTGAGCACATTTTATTGcactgatattttattttcttcaaccAACCAAAAGACAtctcaaggtttttttttttctacaccGCAATTCAAATCCGTGACTGAATAAAGGTACCTGCGGGAATGATGCCGATCCGGATTCCGCACGGCACCAGCTTCTCTTCTGCACAGTTCTGGTCCACGCCGCAGTCCGCCTGCATTCGCGAGACCAGCCCGTGAACGATCTCGCTGAACATGCCGTCGCCCCCGACGCAGACCACCCTGCCGAAGGCCAAACGCTGAGTTCAGTTTCACTCGACTCATTACATATACAGCGTTAGCGCTACAGCCTATAGCACCCCACTCACTCTCATTACACAGCGTTAGCGCTAAAGCCTATAGCATCCCACTCCCTCTCATTACACTGTGTTAATGCTAAAGCCTATAGCACCCCACTCACTCTCATTACACTGCGTTAGCGCTAAAGCCTATAGCATCCCACTCCCTCTCATTACACTGCGTTAGCGCTAAAGCCTATAGCATCCCACTCCCTCTCATTACACTGTGTTAATGCTAAAGCCTATAGCACCCCACTCACTCTCATTACACTGCGTTAGCGCTAAAGCCTATAGCATCCCACTCCCTCTCATTACACTGTGTTAATGCTAAAGCCTATAGCACCCCACTCACTCTCATTACACTGCGTTAGCGCTAAAGCCTATAGCATCCCACTCCCTCTCATTACACTGTGTTAATGCTAAAGCCTATAGCATCCCACTCCCTCTCATTACACTGTGTTAATGCTAAAGCCTATAGCACCCCACTCCCTCTAACTACATGACACTGATATCACTTGTGACCTCtgaaaaaacattagcattGTGGAGATATTTTAGCCCCTCAAAATCCCCTTGATTTaaagtatgttttttatttggggggggctATTATTTTGGGGATGGCGTAGTATTTTGTTACTCATAAAAACTACACCGTTATTAACCAAAATGGTAGGCAGATCACAAAAAAAGCAGCCAGAGGAAATAATCTGTTTAATCCCTTTGGCTTCGGGGTTCATGATAAATAAGCTGTTATCTGACCCCTCAGAGCTGATGAAAACTTTGGGTCGGCTGCCAAGTCCATTTAGCCGAACCGGCGGTTAAAATCCATCCCCTCGAGAGGGACGGGGCGTGACTCTGCTCAACAGGAGCACATGAGTCACAGGGGCCCGCTTTAGACAGGCTAGCTGCGCTTAAGGTCACTGCCGATGCCCGAGCAACACCCCTCAGCTTCCtcattcaaacatttatttcGGAGTAAAGCGCTTGAGGAAAAATAGGAAACATGCTGGGGCTTTGCCAAGATAGCCTTGCAAGTGATAGTGGATGAGAACACAGCAAGGCCAGGATTTTGGTATTCTGGTATATTTTTGTTAGCAtttcttccttttcatttttagcatttttagcGACGGCTTTTCCCAGCAAAGCGCTATTTCCTCTCAGCTCAAATTGTCGTGTTATAGCGaaactcatttttttccccactataACACGTGTatgatataataatatacagaacagaacagataTTTTCTGGCCACATTTATGCTTTGAAACAGAGGACAACTCTTTGGTGACCACATGCAGAGAACAGTAACGTGCCAGTCGTTGTaatgaaaggctttttttttctcccactttCATCCATTCTGATTCCCACATACCCATCATATTTCTTTAGGTCCGCCTCCATCTTCAAGTGGTCCCGGGCATGATTTGCATATTCAGTAACTacaaaaccaataaataaacatcaatttaaataattaaccaagtccaccacagacacacacacaaacacagacataatcgcacacacacaacaacacaatataatacacaatccatttttttccataCCCCAATGAGGCTGTTATGAAAGTGAGATAGATACTCTGTGTAACAGAAGCGAAGGTTTTATGTTTGGCCGAGGCAAACAGAACTTTACCAGTTGCTATGGTAATTTAGTCACATGTGACATTCAGAGGGCAGGAACCGTACGGAAACAAGCCACGATACCCTTtatataaaagataaaaacaaacaaactgaaaccCCGGAGGGACTGGTTGATTTTCAAAAGACTTCGGCCCATTTACTGAAAGACAGGCCCAATAAGGCTGCTAGCTGGGGGCGCTGTGGACCATCTGCATCGACGAGGTCATTAGATCAAACATTATTCCCGCGTCCGCTGTGAAGGGGATACGCGGTCTCCCGTTCGTGAAATACCAACACGACTGTAAAATTCTCTCGCGCTGTTGCGCAACAGTCCATCGGTCACATGGTGGTTATATACGATAGCGAGGTGCCAATATCAGGTATGGACCGCAGCCACCTTAAGGACTGCGATAAATAATTGATGCCTTTGGATTCCCGTGTTTATCGACCATCAGAGCTTCCATTATAGTATTTTTGTGATGGATGgggcaataaataaaatcatattccCCGCCATGTTCGGCAGACTTGGCCATTTGCCTACAGAGATCAATTTGCCGGCCACCAAGGCtcgctttttatttaaatgttaatgtcgGGCGCTGACAGCTACTCACCAATCACGTCGGTGGATATCGAGGCACGGGAAAAGAGCGGGGCCACTTTTTCCTCGTAGATCAGTTTCCCCTGTTGTTTCCCTCCGTAGGGATTAATATACACCAGCAAATGCTTTGGTCTGCTGGCTGCGAAAACAACAAGAGGCTCGATCATTAAATGGAAGCCAGGCTATTTGCTTAGCCGCGGCGGCACAGCTGACAACAGCACCATCATTTTCAGCCGCCGAAAAAACCTTTCGAGGAATGACGCCAGGCGGGTGCGGTGCGTTGCCCCCAAACTCCAAAAAGCGACAGTGAGGAACCTTCCGCCATTATCCTACAGATcaatttcatatatatatattttttttgaagatggGAGCCCCAGACCAAAACCAATAAACAACATAGAAATATTAATTATGAAACCCAAGTCAGCAGAATTAATCCACAAACAGCAggcaacaaaacaacagaagtgAATGCAATCCCTCTGGGATGGGGACACAACATTTATATGAAGTTTTCCTTGATGAAAGGCCTGGGCTCAATCACCATTACTCAACATGTCTTTTTAGAGAAATAAACTAAGGATATCGACTTGACGTCAAAGGTTTGTTGATCTGATGGTGCTGATTATGTTGTGTGTAAAGGCGGCAGAGGGGGACGTACTCAGCAGTAACAGCTGTTCCCTGATGCTCTGGACCCATTGCTGACACAGCGTCCAATCAGAGCAGTGGaaggtgacatcactgcaccGCCAGCGGTGCTGCCGTCCCCTCTCAACGTAggacactgagagacagaggaggagagaaagtgagatgAACGGGGGgcaaagacagagaaaggatagagagtgaaagagaggaggcaataaatacaggaaatacgcagagagaggggcaagcagatgcagaaagagaaaaaaagactaaatagAGCAACAGAGAGGAAtatagaaacagaaagagagagagaggcagagggagagagagtatgagagaatgagagcgagAAACAGGGAGGGGAAATACAAAGGCCAACGGCAAACAGAAAGACACAAGAACCGTGAGAAATGGCGGGGTGATTACGATCTTTCAGCTGCCCGTGGAATTCTCATCGAGATAACTACAAGGCGTTCTCCCTCAGAGGGAAGAAAAGGGGCACGACTGTATCTGTGTAAGAGACACGCGGGTCCCCGTACCTGTGAAAGCACATGGATATCCTTCAGTAGGCTTCTGCGACAGCTTCTGCCACCTTCCCTCGTCTTTGGTCCGACTGTCCGCTTCCGCCTCTCGAACCGCTACGATTTCGGGCACGGGAACACAGTAGCTGCCTGCTTAAGATACAACACACATCCATCACGTTTATTTTAACGACTCAATACTGTACAGGTTCTAAACTGCACCGTGTGCATCAATAGGTGGCCTGAGATGAAACTCATTCAGGTAAACATTCAACTCAACATAGACCGACGCAGGAGAAGGGAGAACGGGGACGGTATACATACTGCTTAAAAATGCAAGTCTATAATGGTAAAGAGACTGCCTTATGTAACATAAAGGCAATGATTTACTGTGCTTACTAAAGACCTCAAACGGTGCTCAAACAGCAATATGCAGACCCATGAATAATGCACGAACGAGGGCTTCAGCCTACAGTAAGagatacacatacagtacgtaGCATCCACGCGAGTCTTTCAGAGGGCACTTTTCATCATTTGTCAGTTCGTACGGCAGGTCGCTTTCAGAGCGCATGCTGATGAGATCCTCAGTAGCTTCCTGGAGCGCAAATTGTCTTTGTTGCATGGCTGTGGCTTTCCCGTGTCTTaatgcacttactgtatgtgtgaggcATTTTAAAGTGAACCGATGCACTGATGAAAAAAGCTTTACGCTCACGCGTGCGTCCTCCTGATGACTGGTACAGCAACACCCAGGGAAAACGAACACCTCCGTCTCCTCCAGCTGCCGCATCAACACGTGAAACTGGCGGCCCCATTACTGTTTCCCAGGGCCGGACAAACCTCAGATTACGCCTCAGATTACTTCACGCCGATAAAGTTTTATGCGAGGAGATGTGGGTGTAAAGGGGCAATTAGGGCTTTATTCCAGGCGCGGGGTGGGTTTGGCCCCCGCTCTCGCCGCCGATTCGTCTCGCGCGTGGCAGAGAGGCGTGCCGGCATCGAGCTAATTAGCGGGCAGGGGATCGTttggacaacaacaaaaaaaaaaacactgtgaaacGCCGATGGAGATAAACAAAACTGGGAATAAAATCAGGACGTTCCCGTCACCAGCGACTCCCTTGGCACCCGTTAGCCCCTCGCGTTAGCTGGTCTCTGATCTGACACGAGCCTCTGTGTACTCAGATGGGCCTTCACCCCATTAACAGGTCACGCGACCCTGAATGGTACTTTCGGTATCGATCCGCTTCTTATGACCCCTGTGGGGGGAAACGTGAACACTGGGTAACAGGAGGGAGAgttaacagacagagagggactgCCCAGGGACTGCTGTAGGAAATAAACCAGGAGAGGACAGGCAGTGAGGTGTTCTCAGTACAGGTACTGGCTGGATCTCAGCGATCACGCAAGGCCGTGGAATGCATCTCAAAATCTGCGTTTGGCACTAATTCACTAGTGTTCtaatatgcaaatacacaaaaacaataacccTAACATATAATtttgtcattcataattttattatgacacttgtGACTGGAAACGAAACCGGAGTAATTAtattgttgtggttcaagtctgtgTCATCACCCattgtaatctttaaaaaaaaggcctcGGAATATCTATGGTTATCAAATTCATGGTATTTTTCCCCCTGCATTTTGGATCTTTTTTTCTGagtaaaaaatgcagaatcctgTGTTAAGGCAACCACTGGATCTGTATGAATCAGTTGTAGTTCAAGTGTGGGTCGTCACCCGTCgtaatctttcaaaaaaaaaaagacctcagaATACCCGCGTTTATAGAAATCAGTGTATTGTTTTCCCCtacattttggctctttttttcctgagtAAAAAAATTCAGAATCCTGCGTTAATGCAACCACTGGATCAGTATGAATCAGTGGAAACAAACAGTGAGACAAGTTCAATGGGCTTGTGTACAGTCCACATTTACTCTCCTGGCAGTATCTATTACCTCAGCTCGCCGAGATGCATACGCTAGTGCGGCATTATGCGCAGTTATGCTGTTAGTGTTTGGCAAACAGAGCCTAGTGAAAGAGAATAGCTGCAACTGGAGAAGGAAATGAGGGccatggggagggagagaggacgtaggagaggcagagggggagagggagagagagagagagagagagagactgtttgTTGGATCACTCACCAGCACACAAGTCCTAATCCCCTATAGTACAAACTCGTACAGCCTCAGAAATCATATAGACCATCATCACTGATGCTTGACTTTTTAATCATCAAACAGAGCTCATTCAGTAGGtgttgaacaaaaataaaaggtttgcGACATCAAGCAGTCATTGAATtaatctattaaaaaaaatgacagcactgccTTCTTTCTCTTGGTATGCAGCCCAGTAAACTGGAAAACTAACACGAGATCCAATCCCACCTTGCTCCAAGCTCCGGACCACCGTTGCAGCAGCCCACTAATGAAGTAAGTCAAAAACGTAAATCCCAGGATGGCATGCGCTCCCTGTGCAATTAAATGAGGATTAAAGTCCCAGAGAACCTGACTCTTGCTTCCCCCTCTTCTTCGCCATTTCACATTCTGTCCTTGTTGTGGAAGCTCACTGTATGGCATTAATCCCCTCGGTGGAGACGGACCGGCTGAATCTGGCACTGCTTCGCcgcatggggggggaggggggggctggggggcatgAGAAGCCTCTGCCCCTGGCCCTCAACCCCCGCGCCCCACGAACCGGTGGCATCGGCGACACGCGAGGCGAGCGCGACACATCCGGAGACCAAACGCCGCCGACCCCGCCacgatgtaaaaataaaaaggacattAAAACTGAATGTGGCGGGGTACCGGCGGCACAGAAGGACATAAGCACGCGGGTCACGGCGAGCG
The nucleotide sequence above comes from Anguilla rostrata isolate EN2019 chromosome 7, ASM1855537v3, whole genome shotgun sequence. Encoded proteins:
- the LOC135258529 gene encoding ceramide kinase-like — protein: MEKQPRLLSSQLLLKNRVFEVTLNRALLTWKEIQTKKKRVYGSIHSTFKVGFCLSKVLSKPSGESGSYCVPVPEIVAVREAEADSRTKDEGRWQKLSQKPTEGYPCAFTVSYVERGRQHRWRCSDVTFHCSDWTLCQQWVQSIREQLLLLTSRPKHLLVYINPYGGKQQGKLIYEEKVAPLFSRASISTDVIVTEYANHARDHLKMEADLKKYDGVVCVGGDGMFSEIVHGLVSRMQADCGVDQNCAEEKLVPCGIRIGIIPAGSTDCICYATVGTNDPATSALHVIVGDYQPLDVCSVHHNNTFLRYSVSLLGYGFYGDVLADSERKRWMGPARYNFSGVKTFLTHHHYEGTVSFLPATDILGNPRDKTKCRAGCYICQHNGKLLSEEAQLHKMEEPVSCSEMEGDWRGGSSWSTSRLELTGPPPPPPPPPLFLQFDLAFVEVHRVRKFRFSPTQCESDLELDLRGGGAGGGARGGKRLFRQICRDHPACGCTPVNSSWNCDGEILPHATIEVGVHRQLIRLFARGIEDQPLFEDFCTPSVI